A genomic stretch from Chelmon rostratus isolate fCheRos1 chromosome 14, fCheRos1.pri, whole genome shotgun sequence includes:
- the pou4f4 gene encoding brain-specific homeobox/POU domain protein 3 produces the protein MMSMNSKQPFSMHPILHEPKYTPLHSSSEAIRRACLPTPSLQGNIFAGFDETLLQRAEALAAVDIVAQKSHPFKPDATYHTMTTMTSMTCTPTSSSAHLHHPSVLTSHHHHHPAHHQPSQGLEGELLDHLTPGISLGGMPGSDVCSTASHTAHAAHMSAINHMQHHHHSQSMNMHPHALGSHSSLGTGGADAEPDPRELESFAERFKQRRIKLGVTQADVGAALANLKIPGVGCLSQSTICRFESLTLSHNNMVALKPILEAWLEEAERVQREKMAKPEIFSGGDKKRKRTSIAAPEKRSLEAYFAVQPRPSSEKIAAIAEKLDLKKNVVRVWFCNQRQKQKRMKFSATH, from the exons ATGATGTCGATGAACAGCAAGCAGCCTTTCAGTATGCACCCCATCCTGCACGAGCCCAAATACACCCCTCTGCACTCCAGCTCGGAGGCCATCCGCAGGGCCTGTCTGCCCACACCGTCG CTTCAGGGCAACATCTTCGCCGGCTTTGATGAGACTTTGCTGCAGAGAGCCGAGGCTCTGGCCGCTGTGGACATTGTGGCCCAGAAGAGTCATCCGTTCAAACCAGACGCGACCTACCACACCATGACCACCATGACCAGCATGACCTGCACCCCGACCTCCTCCTCCGCGCACCTGCACCACCCATCGGTGCTcacctcccaccaccaccaccacccggCGCACCACCAGCCGTCACAGGGCCTGGAGGGCGAACTGTTGGACCACCTCACACCGGGCATCTCCCTGGGAGGCATGCCCGGCTCGGACGTCTGCTCCACTGCCTCGCACACCGCCCACGCCGCCCACATGTCGGCTATCAACCACatgcagcaccaccaccactcaCAGTCCATGAACATGCACCCACACGCGCTGGGGTCCCACAGCTCCCTGGGGACCGGCGGAGCAGACGCGGAGCCCGATCCTCGGGAGCTGGAGTCGTTCGCCGAGAGGTTCAAGCAAAGGCGGATCAAACTCGGGGTGACCCAGGCGGACGTGGGCGCGGCCCTGGCCAACCTCAAGATCCCCGGTGTCGGATGTCTGAGCCAGAGTACCATCTGCAGGTTCGAGTCCCTGACGCTGTCGCACAACAACATGGTGGCCCTGAAGCCGATCCTGGAGGCCTGGTTGGAGGAGGCGGAGCgggtgcagagggagaagaTGGCCAAGCCGGAGATCTTCAGCGGGGGCGACAAAAAGAGGAAACGAACGTCTATCGCCGCGCCGGAGAAGCGCTCCCTGGAGGCTTACTTCGCCGTGCAGCCGAGGCCGTCGTCGGAGAAGATCGCTGCGATCGCCGAGAAACTGGACCTGAAAAAGAACGTGGTCCGGGTTTGGTTTTGCAATCAGAGGCAAAAGCAGAAACGAATGAAGTTTTCTGCGACGCACTAA